The Hymenobacter sp. 5317J-9 genome has a window encoding:
- a CDS encoding tetratricopeptide repeat protein: MSTVTRGASLALLVAAPLLGMGQQTPATLPKPGQLVNEGVALHDKEDFAGAIAKYQAVTPGDSSYAIAQSELALSCYASGKNEEAVAAAKRAIALNPFEPVTYNTLANAQEELKQIDAALATFKQGLQLFPYNQNLYYNQGVTYLQQGRTAEALASLQHSAELNPTHPNSHRMLAVAAARQGQTAHALISWLTYLALTDASPAGHNVLVQAERLSQGVAVVEDNEKVKPVAPNAAFAELDQLLESKVALQKEYVSKVKFQAAVVKQTQLLVEKFPTEGAADDFWVRAYGPMVATLRKDDNLTPFTYLILQSADEAKGAPWVKSNKAKVQAMLNAAVPALMNLRLRQQVVGGPAGQRLDAWFNGDGKPDGLGAGVNEKGKFKSTGDWISLTSQGAVDAMGRFNAAGQRVGPWKVLRPDGTVEKTFIYNDQGQREGLAREFHLNGQPSYDINYKSDKIDGLLTTYNECGARTGSRTFKAGNLEGPYATYYDNGQLRLRATLHNDKVDGLEEGFFQDGTLQYTTTYANGVKQGTFTTFYADKTPLNKGANDKDEHDGPYTEYHPTGAVSEEGRYAHGKRVGTWRSFYLNGKPNAEKNYDEAGEFHGVYHDYDETGHLYADTEYVHGRVVRIRYFDQAGKAVVDQPVKKGRVPMQGLDAKGRKASEGAFVDGQMAGEWKWFYPDGGVREIAHYDDKGTKIGTSEFYYRGGQLQRRTRFGADGQEDGYYEQYTLDGQPASTGYYLAGERHGPWKDYYADGRVSEEYEYFKGELNGPSRSFEPGGKLTQERLNEFGTLRRIVTFDSVGKELSRVELKPDSKEINLRYPSGKPLYRAALTCYSSNGPSAWFRPDGSTESSFGQVSGRRHGTYRATFANGKPDRVGEYRDGRPEGEWLSYYANGQLRRKGSYRAGEEEGEWTYYFPNGQVAIVEHYDGGNLHGSSKRYNPAGELLEEKTYDYGSLVSFRGPGEGAAFQPLANQTGTIAVVFANGKPAASESFDHNQATGPAIYYYASGEVFRRTAFAKGLRTGLLESFYPGGKRMEEENYLHGELHGRCRYYRPDGTLEREETYRSGERRGPTIYFDAAGKPQRTENYWNLMVYDTK; this comes from the coding sequence ATGTCTACTGTTACCCGCGGGGCCTCGTTGGCACTGCTCGTGGCGGCCCCCCTGCTCGGGATGGGTCAGCAAACCCCCGCCACCCTGCCCAAGCCGGGCCAATTGGTGAACGAAGGCGTGGCCTTGCACGACAAGGAGGACTTCGCCGGTGCCATTGCCAAGTACCAGGCCGTGACGCCCGGCGACTCTTCCTACGCCATCGCCCAAAGCGAGCTGGCGCTGAGCTGCTACGCCTCGGGCAAAAACGAAGAAGCCGTGGCCGCCGCCAAGCGCGCTATTGCCCTCAATCCCTTCGAGCCCGTCACTTACAACACCCTGGCCAACGCCCAAGAGGAGCTGAAGCAGATTGACGCCGCACTGGCCACTTTCAAGCAGGGCCTGCAGCTGTTTCCCTACAATCAGAACCTGTATTACAACCAAGGCGTCACCTACCTGCAGCAGGGCCGCACGGCCGAGGCCCTGGCCAGCCTGCAGCACAGCGCCGAACTCAACCCGACGCACCCCAACTCGCACCGCATGCTGGCCGTGGCCGCCGCCCGCCAGGGCCAGACCGCGCACGCCCTCATCAGCTGGCTGACTTACCTGGCCCTCACCGACGCTAGCCCGGCCGGACACAACGTGCTGGTGCAGGCCGAGCGCCTGTCGCAGGGCGTGGCCGTGGTGGAAGACAACGAAAAAGTGAAGCCGGTGGCACCCAACGCCGCGTTTGCGGAGTTGGACCAGCTGCTGGAAAGCAAGGTGGCCCTGCAAAAGGAGTACGTGTCGAAGGTGAAATTCCAGGCCGCGGTGGTGAAGCAAACCCAGCTGCTGGTGGAGAAATTTCCGACGGAAGGGGCCGCCGATGACTTCTGGGTGCGGGCCTACGGGCCCATGGTGGCCACGCTTCGCAAAGACGACAACCTGACGCCCTTCACCTACCTCATCCTCCAATCGGCCGACGAGGCCAAGGGCGCGCCGTGGGTGAAAAGCAACAAGGCCAAGGTGCAAGCCATGCTAAACGCGGCCGTGCCCGCCCTGATGAACCTGCGCCTGCGCCAGCAGGTGGTGGGCGGCCCGGCCGGGCAACGCCTGGATGCCTGGTTCAACGGCGACGGCAAGCCCGACGGCCTCGGGGCCGGTGTGAACGAGAAAGGCAAGTTCAAATCGACCGGCGACTGGATTTCGCTCACCAGCCAAGGCGCCGTCGATGCCATGGGGCGCTTCAACGCGGCCGGCCAGCGGGTGGGCCCCTGGAAAGTGCTGCGCCCCGACGGCACGGTGGAAAAAACGTTCATCTACAACGACCAGGGCCAGCGCGAAGGCCTGGCCCGCGAGTTCCACCTCAACGGCCAGCCGTCGTACGACATCAATTACAAGAGCGACAAAATTGATGGCCTGCTGACCACCTATAACGAGTGCGGCGCCCGCACCGGCAGCCGCACCTTCAAGGCCGGCAACCTGGAGGGGCCCTACGCTACTTACTACGACAACGGCCAGCTGCGCCTGCGCGCTACCCTGCACAACGACAAAGTAGACGGCCTGGAAGAAGGCTTCTTTCAGGACGGCACCCTGCAGTACACCACCACCTACGCCAACGGCGTGAAGCAGGGTACGTTCACCACCTTCTACGCCGACAAAACGCCGCTCAACAAAGGCGCTAACGACAAGGACGAGCACGACGGCCCGTACACCGAATACCACCCCACGGGCGCGGTGAGCGAGGAGGGCCGCTACGCCCACGGCAAGCGCGTGGGCACCTGGCGCAGCTTCTACCTCAACGGCAAGCCGAACGCGGAAAAGAATTACGACGAAGCCGGCGAGTTTCACGGCGTGTACCACGACTACGACGAAACCGGCCACCTCTACGCCGACACCGAGTATGTCCACGGCCGCGTGGTGCGCATTCGCTACTTCGACCAGGCCGGCAAAGCCGTGGTGGACCAGCCCGTAAAGAAAGGCCGCGTGCCCATGCAGGGCCTTGACGCCAAGGGCCGCAAAGCTTCGGAGGGCGCGTTTGTGGACGGGCAGATGGCCGGCGAGTGGAAATGGTTCTACCCCGACGGCGGCGTGCGCGAAATCGCGCACTATGACGACAAAGGCACCAAAATTGGCACTTCCGAATTCTACTACCGCGGTGGGCAGCTGCAGCGCCGCACCCGCTTCGGGGCCGATGGCCAAGAAGACGGCTATTACGAGCAGTATACCCTCGACGGGCAGCCCGCCAGCACCGGCTACTACCTGGCTGGTGAGCGCCACGGCCCTTGGAAAGACTACTACGCCGACGGCCGCGTGAGCGAGGAATACGAGTACTTCAAAGGCGAGCTAAATGGCCCGTCGCGCAGCTTCGAGCCCGGCGGCAAGCTCACCCAGGAACGCCTGAACGAGTTTGGCACCCTGCGCCGCATCGTCACCTTCGACTCGGTGGGCAAGGAGTTGAGCCGCGTGGAGCTCAAGCCCGACAGCAAGGAAATCAACCTGCGCTACCCCAGCGGCAAGCCCCTGTACCGCGCGGCCCTGACCTGCTACAGCAGCAACGGCCCCTCCGCATGGTTCCGGCCCGATGGCAGCACCGAGTCGTCGTTTGGGCAGGTGAGCGGCCGCCGCCACGGGACCTACCGGGCCACCTTCGCCAACGGCAAGCCCGACCGCGTGGGCGAGTACCGCGACGGCCGGCCCGAAGGCGAGTGGCTCAGCTACTACGCCAACGGCCAGCTGCGGCGCAAGGGCAGCTACCGCGCCGGCGAGGAAGAAGGGGAGTGGACGTATTACTTCCCCAACGGCCAGGTGGCCATTGTGGAGCATTACGACGGCGGCAACCTGCACGGCAGCAGCAAGCGCTACAACCCCGCCGGCGAGCTGCTGGAAGAGAAAACCTACGACTATGGCTCCCTGGTGAGCTTCCGCGGGCCGGGCGAGGGCGCGGCCTTCCAGCCGCTGGCCAATCAGACCGGCACCATTGCCGTGGTCTTTGCCAATGGCAAGCCCGCCGCTTCGGAAAGCTTCGACCACAACCAGGCCACCGGCCCGGCCATCTACTACTACGCTTCGGGCGAGGTGTTCCGGCGCACCGCGTTTGCCAAAGGGCTGCGCACGGGCCTGCTGGAAAGCTTCTACCCCGGCGGCAAGCGCATGGAGGAGGAAAACTACCTGCACGGCGAACTGCACGGCCGCTGCCGCTACTACCGCCCCGACGGCACCCTGGAGCGTGAAGAAACCTACCGCAGCGGCGAGCGCCGCGGCCCCACTATCTACTTTGACGCCGCCGGCAAGCCCCAGCGCACCGAGAACTACTGGAACCTCATGGTGTACGATACCAAATAG
- a CDS encoding transglutaminase domain-containing protein codes for MYSSTVFLPLLLLAGLAAQAQAPAQVAEMKKQYPGEKAVYLEMRQDLTVEIRNDSVQVLAKHHADMLHLDEQSGAYANDRVFSSHFNRLQKLEARTMVPNGDKFKAVKVTDFKDKFEIQSGVFFDDTRSTSFSFPAVAPGARTITDYTVKHVDARFVMPFFVGSYVPVKHAELTITAPKGVVIGYKTFHAENTPIKYTKEEKGSQVIYRWTADNLTSPPREDDGPEASYYLPHIVFFVQEATVNGQTRKLLAGVPELYTMYADFVRRIDRQPSPALQHRVDSLVVGAKTEEEKVRRIYYWVQDNVKYIAFEQGLRGFIPHDAGLVYARRYGDCKDMANLTNEMLHLAGVKTAYLTWVGTRDLPYKYAELATPGVDNHMIATYEPKPGQYVFLDATSKHTPYGMPSAMIQGKEGLLGLDPKNSLVVPIPAMDKTRSGFDDASVLTLDGTTLRGTGKLNLAGYTKVNHSYGLDGLDRTAEPKYVKALLERGNNKFFVDKYSIANLEARDQPLSISYDYRLQDYVQQVDDEVYVNLSLERPYATDRIDSTTRKLPRYNEFAHTDHTRTELVVPAGYEVSYLPPTVQAQGDALGFKVSYERKGDKIIQDREVYVNYLLLQPKQFGSWNSVVNKLGSAYREVVILKKKKT; via the coding sequence ATGTATTCCTCTACTGTATTCCTGCCGCTACTGCTGCTCGCGGGCCTGGCTGCCCAGGCACAGGCCCCTGCGCAAGTGGCCGAGATGAAAAAGCAGTACCCCGGCGAAAAAGCCGTGTACCTGGAGATGCGCCAGGATTTGACCGTCGAAATCCGCAACGATTCGGTGCAAGTGCTGGCCAAGCACCACGCCGACATGCTGCACCTCGACGAGCAGTCGGGCGCCTACGCCAACGACCGGGTGTTCAGCTCGCACTTCAACCGCCTGCAGAAGCTGGAAGCCCGCACCATGGTGCCCAACGGCGACAAGTTCAAAGCTGTGAAGGTGACGGATTTTAAGGACAAGTTTGAGATTCAATCGGGGGTGTTTTTTGATGACACCCGGTCGACTTCGTTCTCGTTTCCGGCCGTGGCGCCGGGTGCCCGCACCATCACCGACTACACGGTGAAGCACGTGGACGCCCGCTTCGTGATGCCGTTTTTCGTGGGCTCCTACGTGCCCGTGAAGCACGCCGAACTGACCATCACGGCGCCCAAGGGCGTGGTCATTGGCTACAAGACATTTCATGCCGAGAATACGCCAATCAAGTACACCAAGGAAGAAAAAGGCAGCCAGGTAATCTACCGCTGGACGGCCGACAACCTCACCAGTCCGCCGCGCGAAGACGACGGCCCCGAGGCCAGTTACTACCTGCCGCACATCGTGTTTTTTGTGCAGGAAGCTACCGTGAACGGGCAGACGCGCAAGCTGCTGGCCGGCGTACCGGAGCTGTATACCATGTACGCCGATTTCGTGCGGCGCATCGACCGACAGCCCAGTCCGGCCCTGCAGCACCGCGTCGACTCGCTGGTGGTGGGCGCCAAAACGGAAGAGGAAAAGGTGCGCCGCATCTACTACTGGGTGCAGGACAACGTGAAGTACATCGCCTTCGAGCAGGGCTTGCGCGGCTTCATTCCGCACGATGCCGGCCTGGTGTACGCCCGCCGCTACGGCGACTGCAAGGACATGGCCAACCTCACCAACGAGATGTTGCACCTGGCCGGCGTGAAAACCGCCTACCTGACCTGGGTGGGCACCCGCGACCTGCCCTATAAGTACGCCGAGCTGGCCACGCCCGGCGTGGACAACCACATGATTGCCACGTATGAGCCCAAGCCGGGCCAGTACGTGTTTCTGGATGCCACCAGCAAGCACACGCCCTACGGCATGCCCTCGGCCATGATTCAAGGCAAGGAGGGCCTGCTGGGCCTCGACCCCAAGAACAGCCTCGTGGTGCCCATCCCGGCCATGGACAAAACCCGCAGCGGCTTCGACGACGCCTCCGTGCTGACCCTGGACGGCACCACGCTGCGCGGCACCGGCAAGCTGAACCTGGCCGGCTACACCAAAGTCAACCACAGCTACGGCCTCGACGGGCTGGACCGCACCGCCGAGCCTAAGTACGTGAAGGCGCTGCTGGAGCGCGGCAACAACAAGTTCTTCGTCGACAAATACAGCATCGCCAACCTGGAGGCCCGCGACCAGCCCCTGAGCATCAGCTACGACTACCGCCTGCAGGACTACGTGCAGCAGGTAGACGACGAAGTGTACGTGAACCTGAGCCTGGAGCGCCCCTACGCCACCGACCGCATCGACTCGACCACGCGCAAGCTGCCGCGCTACAACGAGTTTGCCCACACCGACCACACCCGCACCGAGCTGGTGGTGCCCGCCGGCTACGAGGTGAGCTACCTGCCGCCCACGGTGCAGGCCCAGGGCGACGCCCTCGGCTTCAAGGTGAGCTACGAGCGCAAGGGCGACAAAATCATCCAGGACCGCGAGGTGTACGTGAACTACCTGCTGCTCCAGCCCAAGCAGTTTGGCAGCTGGAACTCGGTGGTGAACAAGCTGGGCAGCGCCTACCGCGAAGTGGTGATTTTAAAGAAGAAAAAGACTTAG